The sequence GGCCGGGACCGCCGCCAGCGTTCGCGGTTTGTTTTTTCCCGGCTCCGCTTTTACCGCGAGCTCCGGGTGGATGCGTTTCAACAGCTCCGGCAAACCGTGCAAAATAAGGCGCGGCGAGGGGATGGTAATGGCGTAGGAATCCAGGTCGTCGTAGACCCGGCCGGTTGTGACGGCGGAAACGCGGTCCCATCCCTTTCTCCGGGACAGGTCTTCCTTGCCGAAATTTCTTCCCATGCGGGGCAGGATGATTACTTCGGGATCCCGGCTGATGACGAATTCCGATGAAATCCGCGGGAAAGGACGGTTGATTTCCACGGCAATGTTTTTGCCGCCCGTGATTTCCACCATGTCGTTGATAAACGATCCCCTGCCGCAGGTGAATAAAGGGTCGCGGCCGGTCTCAATGTAGACCCGCGGCCGGGGAAGCCCGGCGGTTTTGCGGCGGATATCCCTGATGACGGTCTCCATTCTGCGGAGAAGTTCGCCGGCCCGTTCCTGCGCCCCGAGACTGTCGCCGATCCGCCTGGTGACCGCAAAGATCTCCTCTATGCCCCGCGTATCATCCATGACCACGACCCGGATGCCGATGGCGGATAGTTTTCTGGCGACTGGATGCTGGCCGGCGAAACCGGCGGCGAGGACAATATCCGGTTTGAGCGCGATAATTTTTTCAATGCTTGGTTTGACGTATGAGCCGATCCTGGCCGCTTTCCTGACCTCTGCCAGGTAGTCGGAAGAATCCGTCACGCCCGCGATTTTATCCTGCAATCCCAGTTCAATGATGGTTTCATCATAGCCGGGCGCCAGGGATACGATCCTTTCCGGGATATCGCCGCCGGCAAAGGCATGGGAACACATGGCGGCGGCAAAAACAATCCCGCCTAGCGCAAAGAGGCGCAGTTTGCGCGGCCGGCGGTTATTTTGAAAATTTACGGACATAAAACAAAAAAGCCTTCTGACTCCCGCCGAGTCTGAAGGCTTTACCTGCGAAATGACCCTCATTCTCCTTTCAAGCGAAGGAGCCGGCAACGGATTTCATTCGTTGCCATGCAACGAGCATGGAAAGAAACGTCTTCTGACTTCCGGCTTCAACCCCGCCGTTTGCCGGGGCAACCCCTACTCCTTCGCCTTCCCGTTCGCCTTGCAGTTTCGGCTCACAGTGGCTTCTTGAAGTTTCGTAGCCGGTCACAGAGGCGCGACCGCATCCGATTTTCACGGATTTCCGTACTCTTTCCGCAAGCACACTTCCTGTTCACAAAGAACCGCGGCAACTATATCGCATCCGGGCGGCATGTCAACGGAAATATCCCGAAAATACATTTGCCTTTATTTTTACAGTCGGATAGAATGCCTGTCGTCCAGTCGCGTGGTATTTAATATGAAACTGATTGACCTGAAGGCGTCGGC is a genomic window of Kiritimatiellia bacterium containing:
- a CDS encoding ABC transporter substrate-binding protein, producing the protein MSVNFQNNRRPRKLRLFALGGIVFAAAMCSHAFAGGDIPERIVSLAPGYDETIIELGLQDKIAGVTDSSDYLAEVRKAARIGSYVKPSIEKIIALKPDIVLAAGFAGQHPVARKLSAIGIRVVVMDDTRGIEEIFAVTRRIGDSLGAQERAGELLRRMETVIRDIRRKTAGLPRPRVYIETGRDPLFTCGRGSFINDMVEITGGKNIAVEINRPFPRISSEFVISRDPEVIILPRMGRNFGKEDLSRRKGWDRVSAVTTGRVYDDLDSYAITIPSPRLILHGLPELLKRIHPELAVKAEPGKNKPRTLAAVPAGRRPGVLILFAR